GTCATCCAGGTGCCCGCCATGACCACCTTCTACCCTGAGTGGGGTACAGAGGCCTTTGAGTATGACGAGTCTGCAGAAGCCTGTTTTTTAGGGGACATCGTGACCTTTGGGACTGTCTTCTTCTCCATCTTCTACCCCATTGtctttgcctttggcctggtggGGAACCTTCTAGTGGTGTGTGCCCTCAACCACAGTCGGAAGCCCAAGAGCATCACAGACATTTACCTCCTGAACCTGGCCTTGTCCGATCTACTCTTCGTGGCCACTTTACCCTTCTGGACTTACTATGTGATAACCGAACAAGGCTTCCACAACGCTGTGTGCAAACTCACAACAGCTCTGTTCTTCATCGGCTTCTTTGGAGGCATATTCTTCATCACCATCATCAGCATTGACAGGTTCATGGCCATTGTCCTGGCCGCCAACTCCATGAACAACCGGACGGTGCAGCATGGCATCATCACCAGCCTGGGCGTCTGGGCAGCAGCCATCCTGGTGGCAGCGCCCCAGTTCATGTTCACAAAGCAAACAGGAAACGAATGTCTGGGTGACTACCCTGAGGTCCTCCAGGACATCTGGCCTGTGCTGCGCAACATGGAGTATAATGTTCTGGGCTTTCTGCTGCCCCTTCTCATCATGAGCTATTGCTACTTCAGAATCATCCACACCCTGTTTTCCTGCAAGAACCACAAGAAAGCCAGGGCCATCAAACTCATCTTACTGGTGGTCATTGTGTTCGTCCTCTTCTGGACCCCATACAATGTCATAATTTTCCTGGAGACCCTCAAGTTCTATGGCTTCTTTCCCAACTGTGACATAAAAAGGGACCTGAGGTTGGCTCTCACTGTCACCGAGACAGTGGCATTTAGCCACTGTTGCCTCAATCCCTTCATCTATGCGTTTGCTGGAGAGAAGTTCAGGAGATACCTGCGCCACTTGTACAGAAAATGCCTGGCTTCCCTATGTGGTCGTTCGGTCCACGTCAGTTTTTCCCCATCTGAGTCTCAGAGAAGCAGGCAGGAAAGCATTGTCAGCAGCAATTTTACTAACCATACAAGTGACAGAGATgcatccctccttctctgaagGGATGCCCAGAGTCTCATCTCTACAGAGAGCCCAGAGTTTGCAGATCTGGCATGGAGGAAGGAGAGCCAGTGTTGGATGTCATTTCCTGTTGCTCATGAAATAACCTTGAAGTGTTTCTGAAAACTGTTCAAATTTATAATGACTAAACCTAAACTTGTCTCCTTACTGCAACTGTTAGGctttttcgttgttgttgttaaataagTCATGACCATTATACCCAGAGTAGCTTCGTTAAAATGCGATGGTGTCGTTCACACTGTGGTATCGGCCAAGggctgggtgaatggagactgtgGCTTGCAGGTAACTGCAGGCTCCTCTTCCCAGCCTGCTGAGTAGTGAGAATCCCCCACACTCACAGCTTTAGTACCATGAAGGgatctccttcctccctccccagtcCAGGGAGGATTCTCCAACAGTGAAGACGGGAGCTTCCCTGCCGATCTCATGGCTGGACATCCAGGAAGACACATTTctgggaagctgggaagggtgatgCCATTGCAAGCAGCCGGAATGAGAGCTGCACAACATCCCCACCACGAGTCTCCCCAGCCTCTCCCCGATCACAATGGCAGACATCCTGGCATGTGTTTCCACTCCTGCGTTTGCCCCTCCAGACCTTGCTCATCTTTTCCCACTTGAGAGTTGCAGTCAGACGGCACAGTTTTGTAAATCTGCTTCTTTTAAACAGCAGACCCCAAAAAGCTTTGTTTCCATGTAGCTTTGTCACTTCCACTCAGTCACAGACTTGGAGGGCAGGTGAAGTGTCTGATTCATGGCTGGGTGTCtggcagtctgtgtgtgtgttcaactgATGGGGAAATGAGGTATTGTTTCAAGATCGTGTGCAATAACTTACCCACTGTTACTCTGTTGATAAATATCTCCCTctacccagaaatgggaagaagacaTAGAAagtctggaaacaatgatcatacccacttctccgtaaccctagatccttccgaccctgatcaactatgcaaacatcatctaaaattttaaaaagtaaaaaaaaaaaaccaaaaactgcaAATGCCAATTTTGCTCATATGCATGATATTTTTTGTACCCTGTATATTAGTTATCACAAATCAGGAAAATACATGATACTCGTCTTTTTGGATCTGGCTGATTTCACTAAGCATGTTTCCTAGTTGCAActattttgttgcagaagacaggacttcattctttttaggATTCAGTAGCATTCCATTGTGTACATATCTCACAATTTCCTTTTCCAGCCATCAGCTTATGGACATGTGGGCTGGTTCTGTATCTTGGCTGTTGTGCGCTAAGTTGTTAGGCATGAGCATCTTAAACGGTAACTCCCATGATGTTAGTTATAGGACACCTATAACAATTTACATTAAGTAATAAATATTCCACTTAGGATAACTTCGAAATAAACATTACATCATTTAAATATTCTCAGAGTTGATGACTTGGGATTTGATGAATCACGGAATGAGAAAACATTGTGCAAAAATTGAATGGTACTTGGAACGGAAAGGGTCCAGAGAAACTTCTGGAACCAGGCCTGTTAGCTATAAAAATTGGCTTACAACTAATGGAAGGGGTGGATGCCCTGAGGGTGTTCACAGGTTTGCTTCATTATTACGTGATCTGCACTCCAACTACTGGATCATGAGACTTCTAATTTAAAAGTTTAACtcttgatagaggagcttgggaaactcctacATCATGATGAAATCcttgcagatgagcacaagaatcaaggcaaggagctgCCCAGACCATGTCAGGTTACAGAACCTGCcacatacatgtggctcaggtctggggacagaccaggtgGGCCAATTTATAacattcactggcagatctgGGAACTAGAACAGGAGGGACCAGGTtaggtcacaacaccagccagttcacattagggctatgACAGGGAtcttgctgggctgggctaggctgcagttccagcatgagctgaaactgggggcaggctgcacTGAGCCAGACTGTGCAAAGCGAtcgtggatgctgaggtgagacaaGCCCTGCCAGCCTGGGGTCAGTGGATGCTGGGTTCATGAGTCCCAGGGTTGGGGGATCCAGTGGGGTGCAAGTCACCTGGCTCAGGTCTCTTGGCCCACCTGAAAGACTATGCTCTCCGCTGTGAAAAAGGCAGAGTAGTGGCTGCAGACCCTGATgctcatggagaatatggcagcccatttggtactGAGGCAGAAGGAtagcaaaacaaattggacaactatcccagccaaacaatgacagcaaaaatctgggtgaggGCTCCtcatgatagcctggtggctgaagtcctcacctcgcgcacatcaggatcccatatgggtgccagttctaatcccagcagccccgcttcccattcagctcctgtttgtggcctgggaaagcagtcgagaatggcccaaagccttgggaccctgcacccacgtgggagacccggaagaggctctgggctttggcttcagatcggctcagttccagccattgcagccacctggggagtaaaccagcaaatggaagatcttcttctctgtctctcctcctctctgtatatctgactttccaataaaaataaataaatcttttttaaaaatagcaaatttagaaacgattatttcacccacttttccctaaccctcgttccttcccaccctgatcaatcatgtattcatcaggaaaaataaaaaataaaaaaagtctaACTACCCAaagagggaaattaaaaaaaaaaaaactaatcctTTTAACTTGAGAAATAAAAGTAGGAAAGCAAAcaccttcatttctaataaacaAATGGGTATCACAAGAGACCCCCCTCTACACTCAGTCCTTCATTCACTTGGTTGAATAGCACAGAATAGAGAGAAAATGAAGACATTCACTAACAACTCAAAATAGCAAGAATGTTGATCTGGCTCCTAGCCAATATCTTATCTGCACCTTCCAAACATGGCGAGCTTGTCCTGCCCCAGGAGCTGATTCCCTGCTCCAAGCGGGTGCCACTTGCTGGCCCACAGGAACATGTCGGTCTCACCAGGACTCACTGTTGGCTTTGCTTACTGAGTTGGCAACCGCGTTTTGAACTTCCCAGCAATAAGCCAAGTGGGGGAAGTGGATCTGGGCTAATTTAGATATATTGACTTCTCCTCCAGACCCGGTACGACGCCGGAAGAGCCCCACTGCACCCTGAAGGATGTGTGGTACCCCTTTCTGTCTCCACCCTCCAAGCGCATTGGGGTGAAGCAACATAAAGTGTTCCTCCAGCCACACCCCACACAGCACATGAGCAATCACATGGTGGGAAAATCCCTCTGGCGTCCTTCCTCATTGGTCTGGCTGGAACCCAAGTAACATTTCAATTTGCACTTTTCCTCTTGGACATTATTTCCTCGTATATTTCAGTAGGTAGAGTGCGGCACTTCATTACATGTACCCAATGAGCAATGATCATAATTTGCATCTATTGGGTAACTAGCTACAATGATTCAGTTTTCAATGTGTTTTATAACctctacatgattttttttaagatttattctttattggaaagtcagatatacagagaggaggagagacagagaggaagatcttccatccgatgattcactccccaagtggccataacagctggagctgagccgatccgaagccaggagccaggaacctcttcggggtctcccatgtgggtgcagggtcccaaggctttggaccattctcgactgctttcccaggccacaagcagggagctgaatgggaagtggggctgctgggattagaactggcactcatatgggatcctgatgtgtgcgaggtgaggactttagccaccaggctaccatgccgggcccctgaTTTTTCTGATTCTAAATGAAACACAGAGAGTAGAGAGAACAtgggaaataaaaaattttatttcatttttctaaagacttatttatttttattggaaaggcagatttacagagaaaaggagaaacaaagatctttcatttgctggttcactcctcaaaaggacgaaacagccagagctgagctgatcagaagcctagAGCCAGGTGTGTTTTCCAGGGCTTCCAAGTGCATGCGCAggatccaaagacttgggtcatcctctgatgctttcccaggccacaaacaggggctGCATCAAAGCTGAGACATAAACccaatggcacccatatgggatgtcaatgcttcaaggtggaggattagcctgttgagctggcCCGCAAACAAGGAACTTTGAATCACACTAGTTTTCCACCTCCTAGAGATAAAAGACTCACTGAGACTCCCAGGGAAAGGGGTGAGTGCCCCTCTGAAAGCAAGCGGTCTCTTGAGGTAGTCTCACCGCCCTACACACCGCTCCCTACCCCACCTCCTAGTCCTGTGTTCGCTGCACTGGCAAGGGGAGAACTGTGCCTGCACTTAGCCAAAGGCAAACCTGCAGTGTGAGCCCCCTGtactcttcttttctttttgttgtcttTGTTTTCATCTCTGGCATTGGAATATAGAACACTTACACATCACAACTCTGAGTCTCCTGAATTTGCTCCTTGGCTCCCTGAGGTGAATCAGCGGGGTTACGCAGAGCAGGTTTTATTAACCATCACCTCCCTTCCCCCTTTTTTTATTCTAGAGGCAAATcaagaatttaaaacacttttcAACATCTTGTCCGAACATCTTTGAGCAAAGCTGGGTCCTCTGGGACTGGCTCCAGGCACCAGGGCAGGCTGCTGCAGGATGTTCCAGGGGAAACCACAACCCCTGGGGCTCAGGCCATGCCTACGGAGCAGCAGTGTCTGAGAGACTCTGGGCACATCCTGCTCGCTGCTTCCCACCATCTCTAGCTGACTCACAACCCCGATCCAAGGTCAAGGTCACACATGTAGTGGCCATACTGTATTGCGCAGGGGATGATGACTGTCTCCTTGCTCAATATAAACACAATTCTCATTTCTTGATCTTTCCTGCCTCTCGGGGTTTCCTGACCAGCACGCCCCGAGGCCACCGAGGAGTGAGGCCACTGGTGAGGGATGACCCTACCCCTCCCACTTGCATCACCAATCTCCTCTCCTAGCTGGACAGTGCTCAGTGGTAGGCATTCAAGTCAGAATGTTCCCATTTTTCAGGAACCTCCTGTTGATCCCACATCGCTCCAACTCCTGTCCAGTGCATGCTGCACTTGGAGACATTCCAAGGGGGCACTCCTCAGTCAGACCCCTCTTCATCCTCCAACTTTCCTCTCACCACTCCTCCAGGCACTCTTTCTCAAACTCACCAGAGTTCTCCAGCTTTCAAAGCACCACAATCGGCCTCAATTTCCTTTTCCCATCAGCTGAATTCAATGAAAGTGACCACTCCCTGCTTGAAGTACTATCCCCTCTGCCCTGGAGCTCTCTCACTCActtgcgctctctctcttgctctctctctcttctctcagctTTCACTCTCCTCTCTGACCACCTCACTGGGTCTCTCTCCCAGTTTCCTTCCCTGATTCTGCTAAGCCTTCCCCATCCCGCAACTACTACACTTCTGAGGCTCCAAActgccttctttcctctctgcccttGCACTCGCCCCAGCCAGTTCTGCACAGCTTCCCAAGCCATGTCTCTTCACACAAGCAGCATCTAAAGCTTTTCCaaatccagcccacactcagctGAGGAAAAGCCTACTTCAAACCTACTCCCCTGCAGTACAGCCTGTGTCAGTAACTGACCACCCCACTCATCCACCTGCTCTGCTCTAAAACCTTGGAGTCATCCTGGGCACCCTTCTTCCTTTGATGGTCTTTGTTCTAACACACAAGCCCCAGCAGTACATGTCT
This Ochotona princeps isolate mOchPri1 chromosome 21, mOchPri1.hap1, whole genome shotgun sequence DNA region includes the following protein-coding sequences:
- the CX3CR1 gene encoding CX3C chemokine receptor 1, which translates into the protein MGTSGASHPSQVPAMTTFYPEWGTEAFEYDESAEACFLGDIVTFGTVFFSIFYPIVFAFGLVGNLLVVCALNHSRKPKSITDIYLLNLALSDLLFVATLPFWTYYVITEQGFHNAVCKLTTALFFIGFFGGIFFITIISIDRFMAIVLAANSMNNRTVQHGIITSLGVWAAAILVAAPQFMFTKQTGNECLGDYPEVLQDIWPVLRNMEYNVLGFLLPLLIMSYCYFRIIHTLFSCKNHKKARAIKLILLVVIVFVLFWTPYNVIIFLETLKFYGFFPNCDIKRDLRLALTVTETVAFSHCCLNPFIYAFAGEKFRRYLRHLYRKCLASLCGRSVHVSFSPSESQRSRQESIVSSNFTNHTSDRDASLLL